The following are encoded in a window of Fulvia fulva chromosome 7, complete sequence genomic DNA:
- a CDS encoding Glycerol 2-dehydrogenase (NADP(+)) produces MSSGKTFKLNNGVTVPAVGFGTFANEGAKGETYKAVTHALKTGYRHLDCAWFYQNEDEVGDAVQDFLKESGLKRSDIFICTKVWQHLHEPEEVKWSLQSSLEKLNTDYVDLLLVHWPIAAVSDEKHRPKLNEKGQYIIKEELTKNPQPTWRAMEEIHESGKAKAIGVSNWTIPGLKDVLSWAKVKPAVNQIEIHPFLPNEELVQFCFRSDILPEAYSPLGSQNQIPTTGEKVNTNPVLNKIAEKGGNTLAQVLIAWGIRRGYVVLPKSSTPSRIESNFKSIELTDEDFEAVNEVAKGRHTRFVNMKDTFGYDVWPEEA; encoded by the coding sequence ATGTCGAGCGGCAAGACTTTCAAGTTGAACAACGGCGTGACCGTCCCAGCAGTGGGATTTGGCACGTTCGCCAACGAGGGCGCAAAGGGCGAGACATACAAAGCTGTGACACACGCGCTCAAGACCGGCTACCGACACCTGGATTGCGCATGGTTCTACCAGAATGAGGACGAAGTTGGTGATGCAGTGCAAGATTTCCTGAAGGAGAGCGGCCTGAAGCGCAGTGACATTTTCATCTGCACTAAAGTGTGGCAGCACCTGCACGAGCCGGAGGAGGTGAAGTGGTCGCTCCAGAGCTCCCTCGAGAAACTGAATACCGATTACGTCGACCTCCTCTTGGTACACTGGCCAATTGCTGCAGTTTCGGATGAGAAGCACAGGCCAAAGTTGAACGAGAAGGGCCAGTATATCATCAAGGAGGAGCTCACAAAGAACCCACAGCCTACCTGGAGGGCGATGGAGGAGATACATGAGTCCGGCAAGGCCAAGGCCATCGGCGTATCCAACTGGACCATCCCAGGCCTTAAAGATGTGCTGAGCTGGGCCAAGGTTAAGCCGGCGGTCAACCAGATTGAGATTCACCCATTCCTTCCTAACGAGGAGCTCGTGCAGTTTTGCTTCCGAAGCGACATTCTGCCAGAGGCATACTCTCCTCTCGGCTCCCAGAACCAAATCCCTACCACTGGCGAGAAGGTCAACACCAACCCAGTGCTCAACAAAATCGCAGAGAAGGGCGGTAACACTCTCGCACAGGTGCTGATCGCATGGGGTATCCGCCGCGGATATGTCGTGCTGCCAAAGAGCTCCACGCCTTCGCGTATCGAGAGCAACTTCAAGAGCATCGAGCTCACTGACGAGGATTTCGAGGCCGTGAATGAAGTCGCGAAGGGCCGCCACACTCGGTTCGTCAACATGAAGGATACGTTCGGCTACGATGTCTGGCCAGAGGAGGCTTAG